A single window of Oncorhynchus keta strain PuntledgeMale-10-30-2019 chromosome 34, Oket_V2, whole genome shotgun sequence DNA harbors:
- the LOC118371535 gene encoding zona pellucida-like domain-containing protein 1: protein MNTARNAKMHLLSFFLLAMMVAKSSQLQLSDCGLNLRRPAYTDISVTCGTKSIGLAILICPAIYTGYNESLLILNNIMNDPACKGTLDESVTPPIVRFEFPINTTNSCGSLFRTTSAPGTGIFSDFSNIQTVNISGVVRSYDPTTGTVTYNTELKYYYSCAYPLEYLINNTLIDVSASSIAVKDNNGSFISTLRLELFSDVNFTLPLVIPEQGLDLRTEVFAQVKATNLTSQYNVLLDRCYASISPLPTNSTFFNLFVPCNTDLLTVIHENGKSQRSHFSFPAFRFMKQQNEMKSTYFLHCITRLCEKSTCSTFMQCNSRRRRGVVPATEDAATESKTISSPPITIRAESIVSLKEQQTASKNSDTSTGLGVAVCILAFACIIIIIMAAIFYRRLNHCPFK, encoded by the coding sequence ATGAACACTGCAAGGAACGCAAAAATGCATCTTCTCAGCTTTTTTCTTTTGGCAATGATGGTCGCAAAGAGCAGTCAACTACAATTAAGTGACTGTGGGTTGAATTTAAGACGCCCAGCATACACTGATATCTCAGTAACTTGCGGCACCAAATCTATTGGTCTGGCTATCCTCATCTGCCCTGCCATTTACACTGGTTACAACGAGTCCCTGCTTATCCTCAACAACATCATGAATGACCCAGCCTGCAAGGGAACTCTGGATGAAAGTGTGACTCCCCCGATCGTGAGGTTTGAATTCCCCATCAACACGACCAATTCTTGTGGCAGCCTCTTCAGGACAACCAGCGCTCCAGGCACAGGGATATTTTCTGACTTCTCCAACATCCAGACAGTCAACATCAGTGGTGTGGTCCGATCATATGATCCCACCACAGGGACAGTCACTTACAACACTGAGTTGAAGTATTATTACTCCTGTGCCTATCCCCTAGAGTACCTGATCAACAACACCCTAATTGATGTGTCGGCATCCTCCATTGCAGTGAAGGACAACAATGGTAGTTTCATCAGCACTTTGAGACTTGAACTCTTCAGTGATGTCAATTTCACTTTACCCTTGGTCATTCCAgaacagggtcttgacctgagGACTGAAGTCTTTGCCCAAGTCAAAGCCACCAACCTGACCTCCCAGTACAATGTGCTCCTGGACCGATGCTACGCTTCCATTTCTCCTCTACCCACTAACTCCACTTTCTTCAACCTGTTTGTCCCTTGCAACACTGACCTATTAACCGTCATCCATGAGAATGGAAAGAGTCAACGCTCCCACTTCTCCTTCCCGGCCTTCCGCTTCATGAAGCAGCAGAATGAGATGAAGTCCACCTACTTCCTCCACTGCATCACCCGTCTTTGTGAGAAGAGCACCTGCAGTACCTTCATGCAATGTAACAGCAGGAGGAGAAGGGGTGTTGTTCCTGCTACCGAGGATGCAGCAACAGAGTCCAAAACCATCAGTTCCCCTCCTATCACCATCAGAGCAGAGAGCATTGTGTCATTAAAAGAACAGCAGACTGCCAGCAAGAACTCAGACACTTCTACAGGTCTTGGGGTGGCAGTGTGTATCCTGGCCTTCGCctgcatcattattattattatggcagCCATTTTCTACAGGAGACTGAACCACTGTCCCTTTAAATAG